The genomic DNA CGACAGCCCTCCTCGACGTCGGCGGCGCGGACCAGCTCCTCGGTCGCCCTGTCCGCGACGTTGTAGACGCAGGCGACGCGATTGCCCTCGTAGATACGCCCCTTGTCGGCGGCGTAGGCCTCCATGGAGCCGTGCCAGTCGAGATGGTCCGGGGCGAGGTTGAGCACGGCCGCGGAGTGGGCGCGCAGGGAGGGCGCCCAGTGGAGCTGGTAGCTGGACAGCTCCACGGCGAGGACGTCGTACTCCTCCTCGCCGGTGACCACGTCCAGCAGGGAGACCCCGATGTTGCCCACGGCGGCGGTACGCAGACCTGCCGCCTTCAGGATCGACGCGAGCATCTGGACGGTGGTGGTCTTGCCGTTGGTGCCGGTGACGGCCAGCCAGGGCGCGGGCTTCCGGCCGTCCAGGCCGCGCAGCCGCCAGGCCAGCTCCACGTCGCCCCAGACCGGGACGCCGGCCTGCCCGGCCGCCGTGAACAGCGGCTTGGTGGGCTTCCAGCCCGGTGCGGTGACGATCAGCTCGGTGCCTTCGGGCAGGGTGTCGCCGTCGCCGAGGCGCACGGCGACCCCGAGCGACTCCAGCTCCGCCGCCTGCGTCCGGGCCCGCTCGTCGTCGCCGTCGTTCACGACGGTGACGTGTGCGCCGAGACCGTGCAGCACCTTGGCCGCCGGGACGCCGGAGACGCCGAGCCCGGCGACGGTGACGTGCTTGCCGCTGAATTCCGAAGGCACCGAGGAGGTCACTTGTCCGTTGCCCATCCCGCGTAGAAGAGGCCGAGTCCGACGATCACACAGATGCCCTGGATGATCCAGAAACGGACCACGACAAGGACCTCGGACCAGCCTTTGAGTTCGAAGTGGTGCTGGAGTGGCGCCATCCGGAAGACCCGCTTGCCGGTGAGGCGGAAGGAGCCGACCTGGATGACCACCGACATGGTGATCAGGACGAACAGGCCGCCGAGGATGGCCATCAGCAGTTCGGTGCGCGAGCAGATCGCCAGACCCGCGAGCACACCGCCGAGCGCGAGCGAACCGGTGTCGCCCATGAAGATCTTGGCCGGCGAGGTGTTCCACCACAGGAAGCCGAGGCAGGCGCCCATCAGCGCGGACGCGACCACCGCGAGGTCGAGCGGGTCTCTCACCTCGTAGCAGGCGCCCGGGTTGGTCAGGGTCAGCGCGTTGGCGCAGGACTCCTGGAACTGCCAGACGCCGATGAAGGTGTAGGCGCCGAAGACCAGGACGGAGGCGCCGGTGGCCAGGCCGTCCAGGCCGTCGGTCAGGTTCACGCCGTTCGACATCGCGAGGATCATGAACAGCGCCCAGATGACGAACAGCACCGGGCCGATGGTCCAGCCGAAGTCGGTGATGAACGACAGCTTCGTGGACGCCGGGGTGTTGCCCCGGTTGTCCGCGAACTGCAGGGCGAGCACCGCGAAGGCGATGCCGACGGTCAGCTGGCCGATCATCTTCGCCCTGGCCCGCAGGCCCAGCGAACGCCGCTTGACGATCTTGATGTAGTCGTCGAGGAAGCCGACCAGGCCCATGCCCACCATCAGGCCGAGCACCAGCAGACCGGAGAAGGTCGGCCCCGCGTCGATGTCCGGGTCCAGATAACTGGTGATGCCCTTGGCCAGGAAGTACGCGGCGACCGTGGCGAAGATGAAGGCGATGCCGCCCATGGTCGGCGTACCGCGCTTGCTGGCGTGCTCGCGCGGTCCGTCGTCGCGGATGTACTGGCCGTAGCCCTTGCGGGCGAGCAGCTTGATCAGCAGCGGGGTGCCGACCAGGGTCAGGAAGAGGCCAATGACTCCTGCGAACAGGATCTGCTTCATCATCGGGCGGCAACCTCACCCTCGGTGCCGGTCTCGAGCAGCGCCGTGGCGACGCTCTCCAGACCCACCGAACGGGACGCCTTCACGAGCACGACGTCCCCTGGGCGCAACTCGCTGCGCAACAGGTCGACCGCCGCCTGTGCGTCGGACACGTGCACCGACTCCTCACCCCACGAACCCTCGTTATATGCGCCCAGTTGCAGCCATTGGGCTTCCCTGCCCCCGACCGCGACGAGCTTGCTGACGTTGAGCCGGACGGCGAGCCGTCCGACCGCGTCGTGCTCGGCGAGCGCCTCGTCCCCGAGCTCGGCCATCTTGCCGAGCACCGCCCACGTACGACGCCCCTTGCCGATGGCCACGAGGGCACGCAGCGCGGCCTTCGTGGACTCGGGGTTCGCGTTGTAGGCGTCGTTGACGACCGTCACGCCGTCCGGGCGCTCGGTGACCTCCATCCGCCAGCGGGAGAGGGAGCCCGCCTCGGAGAGCGCGGTGGCGATCTCGTCTGCGGACATGCCCAACTCGTGGGCGACGGCGGCCGCGGCGAGCGCGTTCGACACGTGGTGCTCACCGTACAGGCGCATGGTCACATCGCTTGCACCGGAGGGTGTGTGAAGGCTGAAGGAAGGCTGTCCGGTGTCCGTGAGTCGCACGTTCTCGGCGGACACGTCCGCTTCGCCGGACTCTCCGAAAAGGATCACCTTCGCCTTCGTTCGGGCGGCCATGGCCCGTACGAGCGGGTCGTCCGCGTTGAGGATCGCGGCGCCGCCCTCCTCGGCCGGCGGCAGCGCCTCCACGAGCTCGCCCTTGGCCTGGGCGATCTGCTCCCGGCCGCCGAACTCGCCGATGTGCGCGGAACCGAC from Streptomyces sp. CB09001 includes the following:
- the murD gene encoding UDP-N-acetylmuramoyl-L-alanine--D-glutamate ligase; translated protein: MPSEFSGKHVTVAGLGVSGVPAAKVLHGLGAHVTVVNDGDDERARTQAAELESLGVAVRLGDGDTLPEGTELIVTAPGWKPTKPLFTAAGQAGVPVWGDVELAWRLRGLDGRKPAPWLAVTGTNGKTTTVQMLASILKAAGLRTAAVGNIGVSLLDVVTGEEEYDVLAVELSSYQLHWAPSLRAHSAAVLNLAPDHLDWHGSMEAYAADKGRIYEGNRVACVYNVADRATEELVRAADVEEGCRAVGFTLGTPGPSQLGVVEGLLVDRAFVEDRHKNAQELAEVSDVNPPAPHNIANALAAAGLARAFGVPAAAVRDGLRAFTPDAHRIAHVADVDGVAYVDDSKATNTHATEASLAAYESIVWIAGGLAKGATFDELVTGAAKRLRGAVLIGADRALIREALARHAPEVPVVDLDRTDTGAMLQAVQEARGLARPGDTVLLAPACASMDMFTNYNQRGDAFAQAVRELGA
- the mraY gene encoding phospho-N-acetylmuramoyl-pentapeptide-transferase, with the translated sequence MKQILFAGVIGLFLTLVGTPLLIKLLARKGYGQYIRDDGPREHASKRGTPTMGGIAFIFATVAAYFLAKGITSYLDPDIDAGPTFSGLLVLGLMVGMGLVGFLDDYIKIVKRRSLGLRARAKMIGQLTVGIAFAVLALQFADNRGNTPASTKLSFITDFGWTIGPVLFVIWALFMILAMSNGVNLTDGLDGLATGASVLVFGAYTFIGVWQFQESCANALTLTNPGACYEVRDPLDLAVVASALMGACLGFLWWNTSPAKIFMGDTGSLALGGVLAGLAICSRTELLMAILGGLFVLITMSVVIQVGSFRLTGKRVFRMAPLQHHFELKGWSEVLVVVRFWIIQGICVIVGLGLFYAGWATDK
- the murF gene encoding UDP-N-acetylmuramoyl-tripeptide--D-alanyl-D-alanine ligase gives rise to the protein MITLSLAEIAEVVGGRMHDIPDASAEVTGPVVRDSREAGPGSLFVAFVGERVDGHDFAAQVVEAGAVAVLGSRPVGVPAIVVDDVQAALGALARHVVRRLGTTLVALTGSAGKTSTKDLIAQVLRRKAPTVFTPGSLNNEIGLPLTALTATDETRFLVLEMGARGIGHIRYLTELTPPKIGLVLNVGSAHIGEFGGREQIAQAKGELVEALPPAEEGGAAILNADDPLVRAMAARTKAKVILFGESGEADVSAENVRLTDTGQPSFSLHTPSGASDVTMRLYGEHHVSNALAAAAVAHELGMSADEIATALSEAGSLSRWRMEVTERPDGVTVVNDAYNANPESTKAALRALVAIGKGRRTWAVLGKMAELGDEALAEHDAVGRLAVRLNVSKLVAVGGREAQWLQLGAYNEGSWGEESVHVSDAQAAVDLLRSELRPGDVVLVKASRSVGLESVATALLETGTEGEVAAR